The Sebastes umbrosus isolate fSebUmb1 chromosome 4, fSebUmb1.pri, whole genome shotgun sequence genome has a window encoding:
- the LOC119487413 gene encoding S-adenosylhomocysteine hydrolase-like protein 1 isoform X1 — translation MEQERDQTGALWDDQLLPDGYPEHAADGAVLNGGGEVEEEESTRHQTVKCSPNLLQMLKAAESRRTPQGRDRDRAESETGELVTEALKTDMQIQFTDQKQEFNKRPTNTGRRSLSRSISQSSADSYSSVCSESSDDESSPRDRSQRTSEGLSDFCIKNIKQAEFGRKEILIAQREMPALMVLRNRAGEEKPLAGAKVVGCTHVTAQTAVLIETLSVLGAQCRWAACNIFSTQNAVAAALAEGGTSVFAWRGESEEDFWWCIDRCVGAESWQPNMILDDGGDLTHWIYKKHPSLFKNLKGIVEESVTGIYRLYQLSKAGRLCVPAMNVNDSVTKQKFDNLYCCKESILDGLKRTTDVMFGGKQAVVCGYGEVGKGCCSALKALGAVVYVTEVDPICALQACMDGFRVIKLSEVVRQVDMVITCTGNKLVVGREHLDRMKNGCIVCNMGHSSTEIDLVSLRTAELRWQRVRPQVDHVIWPDGRRIVLLAEGRLLNLSCSTVPSFVLSITATTQALALIELYSAPEGRYKQDVYLLPKKMDEYVAGLHLPTFDAHLTDLTDEQAKYLGISRHGPFKPNYYRY, via the exons ATGGAGCAGGAGAGGGACCAGACTGGAGCCCTCTGGGATGACCAGCTGCTACCTGATGGATATCCTGAGCATGCGGCGGACGGAGCTGTGCtgaatggaggaggagaggtggaggaggaggagagcaccagacatcagacagtAAAATGCAGCCCCAACCTGCTGCAGATGCTGAAGgcagcagagagcaggaggaCGCCGCAGGGTCGGGACAGAGACCGGGCCGAGTCTGAGACAGGAGAGCTGGTGACGGAGGCTCTGAAGACGGACATG CAAATTCAGTTCACCGACCAGAAGCAAGAGTTCAACAAACGTCCCACCAACACCGGTCGACGCTCTCTGTCTCGCTCCATCTCACAGTCGTCTGCAGACAGCTACAGCTCAG TGTGCAGTGAGAGCTCCGACGATGAGTCCTCTCCCAGAGATAGGTCTCAGAGGACCTCCGAGGGCCTCTCGGACTTCTGCATCAAGAACATCAAACAGGCTGAATTTGGACGCAAAGAAATATTAATCGCACAGCGAG AGATGCCAGCGCTGATGGTCCTGAGGAACAGAGCCGGTGAGGAGAAACCTCTGGCTGGAGCTAAAGTGGTGGGATGCACACACGTCACTGCACAGACAGCG GTGTTGATTGAGACTCTGTCTGTGTTGGGGGCTCAGTGTCGCTGGGCGGCCTGCAACATCTTCTCCACCCAGAATGCTGTGGCTGCCGCTCTGGCTGAAGGAG GCACCTCAGTGTTTGCGTGGCGAGGAGAATCCGAGGAGGACTTCTGGTGGTGTATTGACCGATGTGTCGGTGCTGAGAGCTGGCAGCCCAACATG ATTCTGGATGACGGCGGCGACCTGACCCACTGGATCTATAAGAAGCACCCGAGCCTGTTCAAAAACCTCAAAGGCATCGTGGAGGAAAGTGTTACCGGCATCTATCG GTTATACCAGCTGTCGAAGGCCGGCCGGCTGTGCGTCCCGGCCATGAACGTTAACGACTCGGTGACCAAGCAGAAATTTGACAACCTTTACTGCTGCAAGGAGTCCATCCTGGACGG GTTGAAGAGAACCACTGACGTCATGTTTGGAGGGAAACAGGCGGTGGTGTGCGGTTACGGAGAG GTTGGTAAAGGTTGCTGTTCAGCCCTGAAGGCGCTGGGTGCCGTCGTATACGTCACAGAAGTGGATCCCATCTGTGCCCTTCAGGCCTG CATGGACGGCTTCAGAGTGATTAAACTGAGTGAAGTGGTCAGACAGGTGGACATGGTCATCACATGCACAG GCAATAAACTGGTGGTGGGACGGGAACATCTGGACAGGATGAAAAACGGCTGCATCGTCTGCAACATGGGACACTCCAGCACGGAAATAGACCTG GTGAGTCTGCGGACAGCAGAGCTGAGGTGGCAGCGTGTGCGGCCTCAGGTGGATCATGTTATCTGGCCTGATGGAAGGAGAATCGTCCTGCTGGCTGAG GGCCGTCTGCTGAATCTGAGCTGCTCCACGGTGCCCTCATTCGTCCTCTCCATCACCGCCACAACCCAG GCTCTGGCTCTCATAGAGCTGTACAGCGCTCCAGAGGGACGCTACAAACAGGACGTCTACCTGCTGCCAAAGAAGATGG ATGAATATGTGGCCGGTCTTCACCTGCCGACGTTTGACGCTCACCTGACAGACCTGACTGATGAACAGGCCAAGTACCTGGGCATCAGCCGACACGGACCCTTCAAACCCAACTACTACAG gtATTAA
- the LOC119487413 gene encoding S-adenosylhomocysteine hydrolase-like protein 1 isoform X2, whose protein sequence is MEQERDQTGALWDDQLLPDGYPEHAADGAVLNGGGEVEEEESTRHQTVKCSPNLLQMLKAAESRRTPQGRDRDRAESETGELVTEALKTDMQIQFTDQKQEFNKRPTNTGRRSLSRSISQSSADSYSSVCSESSDDESSPRDRSQRTSEGLSDFCIKNIKQAEFGRKEILIAQREMPALMVLRNRAGEEKPLAGAKVVGCTHVTAQTAVLIETLSVLGAQCRWAACNIFSTQNAVAAALAEGGTSVFAWRGESEEDFWWCIDRCVGAESWQPNMILDDGGDLTHWIYKKHPSLFKNLKGIVEESVTGIYRLYQLSKAGRLCVPAMNVNDSVTKQKFDNLYCCKESILDGLKRTTDVMFGGKQAVVCGYGEVGKGCCSALKALGAVVYVTEVDPICALQACMDGFRVIKLSEVVRQVDMVITCTGNKLVVGREHLDRMKNGCIVCNMGHSSTEIDLVSLRTAELRWQRVRPQVDHVIWPDGRRIVLLAEGRLLNLSCSTVPSFVLSITATTQALALIELYSAPEGRYKQDVYLLPKKMDEYVAGLHLPTFDAHLTDLTDEQAKYLGISRHGPFKPNYYR, encoded by the exons ATGGAGCAGGAGAGGGACCAGACTGGAGCCCTCTGGGATGACCAGCTGCTACCTGATGGATATCCTGAGCATGCGGCGGACGGAGCTGTGCtgaatggaggaggagaggtggaggaggaggagagcaccagacatcagacagtAAAATGCAGCCCCAACCTGCTGCAGATGCTGAAGgcagcagagagcaggaggaCGCCGCAGGGTCGGGACAGAGACCGGGCCGAGTCTGAGACAGGAGAGCTGGTGACGGAGGCTCTGAAGACGGACATG CAAATTCAGTTCACCGACCAGAAGCAAGAGTTCAACAAACGTCCCACCAACACCGGTCGACGCTCTCTGTCTCGCTCCATCTCACAGTCGTCTGCAGACAGCTACAGCTCAG TGTGCAGTGAGAGCTCCGACGATGAGTCCTCTCCCAGAGATAGGTCTCAGAGGACCTCCGAGGGCCTCTCGGACTTCTGCATCAAGAACATCAAACAGGCTGAATTTGGACGCAAAGAAATATTAATCGCACAGCGAG AGATGCCAGCGCTGATGGTCCTGAGGAACAGAGCCGGTGAGGAGAAACCTCTGGCTGGAGCTAAAGTGGTGGGATGCACACACGTCACTGCACAGACAGCG GTGTTGATTGAGACTCTGTCTGTGTTGGGGGCTCAGTGTCGCTGGGCGGCCTGCAACATCTTCTCCACCCAGAATGCTGTGGCTGCCGCTCTGGCTGAAGGAG GCACCTCAGTGTTTGCGTGGCGAGGAGAATCCGAGGAGGACTTCTGGTGGTGTATTGACCGATGTGTCGGTGCTGAGAGCTGGCAGCCCAACATG ATTCTGGATGACGGCGGCGACCTGACCCACTGGATCTATAAGAAGCACCCGAGCCTGTTCAAAAACCTCAAAGGCATCGTGGAGGAAAGTGTTACCGGCATCTATCG GTTATACCAGCTGTCGAAGGCCGGCCGGCTGTGCGTCCCGGCCATGAACGTTAACGACTCGGTGACCAAGCAGAAATTTGACAACCTTTACTGCTGCAAGGAGTCCATCCTGGACGG GTTGAAGAGAACCACTGACGTCATGTTTGGAGGGAAACAGGCGGTGGTGTGCGGTTACGGAGAG GTTGGTAAAGGTTGCTGTTCAGCCCTGAAGGCGCTGGGTGCCGTCGTATACGTCACAGAAGTGGATCCCATCTGTGCCCTTCAGGCCTG CATGGACGGCTTCAGAGTGATTAAACTGAGTGAAGTGGTCAGACAGGTGGACATGGTCATCACATGCACAG GCAATAAACTGGTGGTGGGACGGGAACATCTGGACAGGATGAAAAACGGCTGCATCGTCTGCAACATGGGACACTCCAGCACGGAAATAGACCTG GTGAGTCTGCGGACAGCAGAGCTGAGGTGGCAGCGTGTGCGGCCTCAGGTGGATCATGTTATCTGGCCTGATGGAAGGAGAATCGTCCTGCTGGCTGAG GGCCGTCTGCTGAATCTGAGCTGCTCCACGGTGCCCTCATTCGTCCTCTCCATCACCGCCACAACCCAG GCTCTGGCTCTCATAGAGCTGTACAGCGCTCCAGAGGGACGCTACAAACAGGACGTCTACCTGCTGCCAAAGAAGATGG ATGAATATGTGGCCGGTCTTCACCTGCCGACGTTTGACGCTCACCTGACAGACCTGACTGATGAACAGGCCAAGTACCTGGGCATCAGCCGACACGGACCCTTCAAACCCAACTACTACAGGTGA
- the LOC119487413 gene encoding S-adenosylhomocysteine hydrolase-like protein 1 isoform X3, which yields MKKVYSLVNISKTKDQEAVQSIHIKQIQFTDQKQEFNKRPTNTGRRSLSRSISQSSADSYSSVCSESSDDESSPRDRSQRTSEGLSDFCIKNIKQAEFGRKEILIAQREMPALMVLRNRAGEEKPLAGAKVVGCTHVTAQTAVLIETLSVLGAQCRWAACNIFSTQNAVAAALAEGGTSVFAWRGESEEDFWWCIDRCVGAESWQPNMILDDGGDLTHWIYKKHPSLFKNLKGIVEESVTGIYRLYQLSKAGRLCVPAMNVNDSVTKQKFDNLYCCKESILDGLKRTTDVMFGGKQAVVCGYGEVGKGCCSALKALGAVVYVTEVDPICALQACMDGFRVIKLSEVVRQVDMVITCTGNKLVVGREHLDRMKNGCIVCNMGHSSTEIDLVSLRTAELRWQRVRPQVDHVIWPDGRRIVLLAEGRLLNLSCSTVPSFVLSITATTQALALIELYSAPEGRYKQDVYLLPKKMDEYVAGLHLPTFDAHLTDLTDEQAKYLGISRHGPFKPNYYRY from the exons ATGAAGAAGGTGTACAGTCTAGTGAACATCAGTAAAACCAAGGACCAGGAGGCCGTGCAGTCCATCCACATCAAG CAAATTCAGTTCACCGACCAGAAGCAAGAGTTCAACAAACGTCCCACCAACACCGGTCGACGCTCTCTGTCTCGCTCCATCTCACAGTCGTCTGCAGACAGCTACAGCTCAG TGTGCAGTGAGAGCTCCGACGATGAGTCCTCTCCCAGAGATAGGTCTCAGAGGACCTCCGAGGGCCTCTCGGACTTCTGCATCAAGAACATCAAACAGGCTGAATTTGGACGCAAAGAAATATTAATCGCACAGCGAG AGATGCCAGCGCTGATGGTCCTGAGGAACAGAGCCGGTGAGGAGAAACCTCTGGCTGGAGCTAAAGTGGTGGGATGCACACACGTCACTGCACAGACAGCG GTGTTGATTGAGACTCTGTCTGTGTTGGGGGCTCAGTGTCGCTGGGCGGCCTGCAACATCTTCTCCACCCAGAATGCTGTGGCTGCCGCTCTGGCTGAAGGAG GCACCTCAGTGTTTGCGTGGCGAGGAGAATCCGAGGAGGACTTCTGGTGGTGTATTGACCGATGTGTCGGTGCTGAGAGCTGGCAGCCCAACATG ATTCTGGATGACGGCGGCGACCTGACCCACTGGATCTATAAGAAGCACCCGAGCCTGTTCAAAAACCTCAAAGGCATCGTGGAGGAAAGTGTTACCGGCATCTATCG GTTATACCAGCTGTCGAAGGCCGGCCGGCTGTGCGTCCCGGCCATGAACGTTAACGACTCGGTGACCAAGCAGAAATTTGACAACCTTTACTGCTGCAAGGAGTCCATCCTGGACGG GTTGAAGAGAACCACTGACGTCATGTTTGGAGGGAAACAGGCGGTGGTGTGCGGTTACGGAGAG GTTGGTAAAGGTTGCTGTTCAGCCCTGAAGGCGCTGGGTGCCGTCGTATACGTCACAGAAGTGGATCCCATCTGTGCCCTTCAGGCCTG CATGGACGGCTTCAGAGTGATTAAACTGAGTGAAGTGGTCAGACAGGTGGACATGGTCATCACATGCACAG GCAATAAACTGGTGGTGGGACGGGAACATCTGGACAGGATGAAAAACGGCTGCATCGTCTGCAACATGGGACACTCCAGCACGGAAATAGACCTG GTGAGTCTGCGGACAGCAGAGCTGAGGTGGCAGCGTGTGCGGCCTCAGGTGGATCATGTTATCTGGCCTGATGGAAGGAGAATCGTCCTGCTGGCTGAG GGCCGTCTGCTGAATCTGAGCTGCTCCACGGTGCCCTCATTCGTCCTCTCCATCACCGCCACAACCCAG GCTCTGGCTCTCATAGAGCTGTACAGCGCTCCAGAGGGACGCTACAAACAGGACGTCTACCTGCTGCCAAAGAAGATGG ATGAATATGTGGCCGGTCTTCACCTGCCGACGTTTGACGCTCACCTGACAGACCTGACTGATGAACAGGCCAAGTACCTGGGCATCAGCCGACACGGACCCTTCAAACCCAACTACTACAG gtATTAA
- the LOC119487413 gene encoding S-adenosylhomocysteine hydrolase-like protein 1 isoform X4, protein MKKVYSLVNISKTKDQEAVQSIHIKQIQFTDQKQEFNKRPTNTGRRSLSRSISQSSADSYSSVCSESSDDESSPRDRSQRTSEGLSDFCIKNIKQAEFGRKEILIAQREMPALMVLRNRAGEEKPLAGAKVVGCTHVTAQTAVLIETLSVLGAQCRWAACNIFSTQNAVAAALAEGGTSVFAWRGESEEDFWWCIDRCVGAESWQPNMILDDGGDLTHWIYKKHPSLFKNLKGIVEESVTGIYRLYQLSKAGRLCVPAMNVNDSVTKQKFDNLYCCKESILDGLKRTTDVMFGGKQAVVCGYGEVGKGCCSALKALGAVVYVTEVDPICALQACMDGFRVIKLSEVVRQVDMVITCTGNKLVVGREHLDRMKNGCIVCNMGHSSTEIDLVSLRTAELRWQRVRPQVDHVIWPDGRRIVLLAEGRLLNLSCSTVPSFVLSITATTQALALIELYSAPEGRYKQDVYLLPKKMDEYVAGLHLPTFDAHLTDLTDEQAKYLGISRHGPFKPNYYR, encoded by the exons ATGAAGAAGGTGTACAGTCTAGTGAACATCAGTAAAACCAAGGACCAGGAGGCCGTGCAGTCCATCCACATCAAG CAAATTCAGTTCACCGACCAGAAGCAAGAGTTCAACAAACGTCCCACCAACACCGGTCGACGCTCTCTGTCTCGCTCCATCTCACAGTCGTCTGCAGACAGCTACAGCTCAG TGTGCAGTGAGAGCTCCGACGATGAGTCCTCTCCCAGAGATAGGTCTCAGAGGACCTCCGAGGGCCTCTCGGACTTCTGCATCAAGAACATCAAACAGGCTGAATTTGGACGCAAAGAAATATTAATCGCACAGCGAG AGATGCCAGCGCTGATGGTCCTGAGGAACAGAGCCGGTGAGGAGAAACCTCTGGCTGGAGCTAAAGTGGTGGGATGCACACACGTCACTGCACAGACAGCG GTGTTGATTGAGACTCTGTCTGTGTTGGGGGCTCAGTGTCGCTGGGCGGCCTGCAACATCTTCTCCACCCAGAATGCTGTGGCTGCCGCTCTGGCTGAAGGAG GCACCTCAGTGTTTGCGTGGCGAGGAGAATCCGAGGAGGACTTCTGGTGGTGTATTGACCGATGTGTCGGTGCTGAGAGCTGGCAGCCCAACATG ATTCTGGATGACGGCGGCGACCTGACCCACTGGATCTATAAGAAGCACCCGAGCCTGTTCAAAAACCTCAAAGGCATCGTGGAGGAAAGTGTTACCGGCATCTATCG GTTATACCAGCTGTCGAAGGCCGGCCGGCTGTGCGTCCCGGCCATGAACGTTAACGACTCGGTGACCAAGCAGAAATTTGACAACCTTTACTGCTGCAAGGAGTCCATCCTGGACGG GTTGAAGAGAACCACTGACGTCATGTTTGGAGGGAAACAGGCGGTGGTGTGCGGTTACGGAGAG GTTGGTAAAGGTTGCTGTTCAGCCCTGAAGGCGCTGGGTGCCGTCGTATACGTCACAGAAGTGGATCCCATCTGTGCCCTTCAGGCCTG CATGGACGGCTTCAGAGTGATTAAACTGAGTGAAGTGGTCAGACAGGTGGACATGGTCATCACATGCACAG GCAATAAACTGGTGGTGGGACGGGAACATCTGGACAGGATGAAAAACGGCTGCATCGTCTGCAACATGGGACACTCCAGCACGGAAATAGACCTG GTGAGTCTGCGGACAGCAGAGCTGAGGTGGCAGCGTGTGCGGCCTCAGGTGGATCATGTTATCTGGCCTGATGGAAGGAGAATCGTCCTGCTGGCTGAG GGCCGTCTGCTGAATCTGAGCTGCTCCACGGTGCCCTCATTCGTCCTCTCCATCACCGCCACAACCCAG GCTCTGGCTCTCATAGAGCTGTACAGCGCTCCAGAGGGACGCTACAAACAGGACGTCTACCTGCTGCCAAAGAAGATGG ATGAATATGTGGCCGGTCTTCACCTGCCGACGTTTGACGCTCACCTGACAGACCTGACTGATGAACAGGCCAAGTACCTGGGCATCAGCCGACACGGACCCTTCAAACCCAACTACTACAGGTGA